Proteins from a single region of Streptomyces spinoverrucosus:
- the tilS gene encoding tRNA lysidine(34) synthetase TilS, with the protein MGPHPAVAAIRLAVRRVLHDILTEHTSTPHTAAPHERPPSPLVLVACSGGADSMALASAVAFEAPKLGIRAGGITVDHGLQPGSELRAAEVVLRLRELGLDPAESIAVRVGRDGGPEAAARDARYAALDSAAVRHGAAAVLLGHTRDDQAETVLLGLARGSGIRSLSGMAAVSGAGGRYRRPFLQLDRQTARKACMVQSLPVWDDPHNADPAYTRSRLRHEGLPALEKALGKGVVEALARTAQLSRDDADALDTWASQAEAAVRDAAGGLECAKLYALPPAVRRRILRRAAIEAGAPAGSLFARHIEEVDRLITGWRGQGAINLPGKVVVRRQGGRLVIRQG; encoded by the coding sequence ATGGGTCCCCATCCTGCGGTCGCGGCGATACGCCTGGCGGTCCGCCGCGTCCTCCACGACATCCTCACCGAGCACACCTCCACCCCCCACACCGCCGCCCCCCACGAGCGCCCCCCGTCGCCGCTCGTGCTCGTGGCCTGCTCCGGCGGCGCCGACTCCATGGCGCTGGCCTCCGCCGTCGCCTTCGAGGCCCCCAAACTCGGCATCCGCGCGGGCGGCATCACCGTCGACCACGGCCTGCAGCCGGGCTCCGAGCTGCGCGCCGCGGAGGTCGTGCTGCGGCTGCGCGAGCTCGGCCTGGACCCGGCCGAGTCCATCGCCGTGCGCGTCGGCCGCGACGGCGGCCCCGAAGCCGCCGCCCGGGACGCCCGGTACGCCGCCCTGGACTCCGCCGCCGTACGCCACGGCGCCGCCGCCGTCCTGCTCGGTCACACCCGCGACGACCAGGCCGAAACCGTCCTGCTCGGCCTCGCCCGCGGCTCCGGCATCCGCTCCCTGTCCGGAATGGCCGCGGTCTCGGGGGCCGGCGGCCGTTACCGGCGCCCCTTCCTCCAGCTCGACCGGCAGACCGCCCGCAAGGCCTGCATGGTCCAGTCCCTGCCGGTGTGGGACGACCCACACAACGCGGACCCGGCGTACACCAGGTCCCGGCTGCGGCACGAGGGACTGCCCGCACTGGAGAAGGCGCTCGGCAAGGGCGTCGTCGAGGCGCTCGCCCGCACGGCCCAGCTCTCCCGGGACGACGCCGACGCCCTCGACACCTGGGCCAGCCAGGCCGAAGCCGCCGTCCGCGACGCCGCCGGCGGCCTGGAGTGCGCCAAGCTGTACGCCCTGCCGCCCGCGGTACGCCGCCGGATCCTGCGCCGGGCCGCCATCGAGGCCGGTGCCCCGGCCGGTTCGCTGTTCGCCCGTCACATCGAGGAAGTCGACCGCCTGATCACCGGCT
- a CDS encoding zinc-dependent metalloprotease: MTSIGASSGMVDWNLAVATATRLVRPGPEVSRDEARAVVAELRRHAKASEGHVRGFTRMGTEETHDTPVLVVDRPGWVRANVAGFRELLRPLLDKMQERRGNSPGGAVLGAVGGKVTGVELGMLLSFLASRVLGQYETFAPASRDLPAGANGGGRLLLVAPNIVHVERELDVEPHDFRLWVCLHEETHRTQFSAVPWLRDHLEGEIQSFLAETDVDPMTVLERIREAAQTLAGGRPEGEEGDSGRSLVELVQTPAQREILGRLTAVMSLLEGHADFVMDGVGPDVVRTVAEIREKFQQRRAKGASRLDLALRKLLGLDAKLRQYRDGERFVRAVVDEVGMDGFNRVWTSPNTLPTKSEIAKPADWIARVHRRSET, from the coding sequence ATGACGAGCATCGGTGCTTCTTCCGGGATGGTCGACTGGAACCTCGCGGTGGCGACCGCGACCCGGCTCGTGCGGCCGGGCCCAGAAGTGAGCCGCGACGAGGCCCGGGCCGTCGTCGCGGAGCTTCGCCGGCACGCCAAGGCCTCGGAGGGGCACGTCCGGGGCTTCACCCGGATGGGCACCGAGGAGACCCACGACACGCCAGTCCTCGTGGTCGACCGCCCCGGCTGGGTCCGGGCCAACGTCGCCGGCTTCCGGGAACTCCTCAGGCCACTGCTCGACAAGATGCAGGAACGGCGCGGCAACAGCCCCGGCGGCGCGGTCCTCGGCGCCGTCGGCGGCAAGGTCACCGGCGTGGAACTGGGCATGCTGCTGTCCTTCCTCGCCTCCCGCGTCCTCGGCCAGTACGAGACCTTCGCCCCCGCCAGCCGCGACCTCCCGGCCGGCGCGAACGGCGGCGGCCGACTGCTGCTCGTCGCCCCGAACATCGTCCACGTCGAGCGCGAACTCGACGTCGAGCCGCACGACTTCCGCCTGTGGGTGTGCCTGCACGAGGAGACCCACCGCACACAGTTCTCCGCGGTGCCGTGGCTGCGTGATCACCTGGAGGGCGAAATCCAGTCGTTCTTGGCGGAGACCGACGTCGACCCCATGACCGTCCTCGAACGCATCCGCGAGGCCGCCCAGACGCTCGCCGGGGGCCGCCCCGAGGGCGAGGAGGGCGACAGCGGCCGGTCCCTGGTCGAGCTGGTGCAGACCCCGGCCCAGCGGGAGATCCTCGGCCGGCTCACCGCCGTGATGTCGCTGCTGGAAGGCCACGCCGACTTCGTGATGGACGGCGTCGGACCCGACGTCGTCCGGACCGTCGCGGAGATCCGTGAGAAGTTCCAGCAGCGGCGCGCCAAGGGCGCCTCCCGCCTGGACCTGGCTCTGCGCAAGCTGCTCGGTCTGGACGCCAAGCTCCGGCAGTACCGGGACGGCGAGCGCTTCGTACGCGCCGTCGTCGACGAGGTCGGCATGGACGGCTTCAACCGCGTGTGGACCTCCCCGAACACCCTCCCCACCAAGTCGGAGATCGCCAAACCGGCGGACTGGATCGCACGGGTGCACCGCAGGAGTGAAACATGA
- the dacB gene encoding D-alanyl-D-alanine carboxypeptidase/D-alanyl-D-alanine endopeptidase produces the protein MVVPELRPWQAARPRLARVANAVRPRLARARAAAAPRVARWASAAKPQVGKVMGAKPWPYTAVAATAGLVLAAGVVTATGPWDSSGQRTAERDRAAAQQDTGGTDHGADPGMAGAPKPAPSAASVLTGLDGATNLVKSAPNSKALAGVLDPLLADPALGSRRTAVVVDLATGKRLYGRGADEALTPASTTKIATAVAALSALGADHRLTTRTVYEPDTKELVLVGGGDPTLTAHEDSAGQASLRTLAARTAAALKGEVREVTLSYDTTLYAGSELHPIGVNDNIAAVSALMVDEARTDGSTSGPVRRVPDPAADATRRFAEFLNEHGIRTTSPGPSKATERAQPLAKVQSPPLSALVERMMTNSDNDIAEALARHTALATGERADFAGAGRAIQAQLKKLGLPLKGARFEDGSGLDRDGRLTANLLSRLLLQAADPSRPELRPTLTGLPVAGFTGTLTGRYADGAAGIVRAKTGTLTGVNALAGTAVTRDGHVLGFAFLASETTDVTAAQRALDRAATALTTSR, from the coding sequence GTGGTCGTGCCCGAGCTGAGGCCTTGGCAGGCCGCGAGACCGCGCCTGGCGCGGGTCGCGAACGCCGTACGTCCCCGTCTCGCCCGGGCCCGCGCGGCCGCCGCGCCCCGGGTCGCCCGGTGGGCGTCGGCCGCGAAACCGCAGGTCGGAAAGGTGATGGGGGCGAAACCGTGGCCGTACACCGCGGTCGCCGCCACCGCGGGCCTCGTGCTGGCCGCCGGTGTGGTGACCGCCACGGGGCCCTGGGACTCCTCCGGCCAGCGTACGGCGGAGCGGGACCGGGCCGCCGCCCAGCAGGACACGGGTGGCACAGATCACGGCGCCGACCCCGGCATGGCCGGCGCGCCGAAACCCGCACCCAGCGCGGCCTCGGTCCTGACCGGCCTCGACGGCGCCACGAACCTCGTCAAGTCGGCACCCAACAGCAAGGCCCTTGCGGGTGTCCTGGACCCGCTGCTGGCCGATCCGGCGCTCGGCAGCCGCCGTACCGCCGTCGTCGTCGACCTGGCCACCGGCAAGCGGCTCTACGGCCGCGGCGCCGACGAGGCGCTCACCCCCGCCTCCACCACGAAGATCGCCACCGCGGTCGCCGCCCTGTCCGCGCTGGGCGCCGACCACCGCCTCACCACCCGCACCGTCTACGAGCCCGACACCAAGGAGCTCGTCCTCGTCGGCGGCGGCGACCCCACCCTCACGGCCCACGAGGACAGCGCGGGCCAGGCGAGCCTGCGCACCCTCGCCGCCAGGACGGCCGCCGCCCTGAAGGGCGAGGTGCGCGAGGTGACGCTGTCGTACGACACCACCCTGTACGCCGGGTCCGAACTTCACCCCATCGGGGTCAACGACAACATCGCCGCCGTCAGCGCCCTGATGGTCGACGAGGCCCGCACCGACGGCTCGACCAGCGGGCCGGTGCGGCGCGTACCGGACCCGGCGGCGGACGCGACCCGGCGGTTCGCGGAATTCCTGAACGAGCACGGCATCAGGACCACGTCCCCGGGCCCGTCCAAGGCGACCGAGCGGGCCCAGCCCCTCGCCAAGGTCCAGTCGCCCCCGCTGTCCGCCCTGGTCGAGCGGATGATGACCAACAGCGACAACGACATCGCCGAGGCTCTCGCCCGCCACACCGCCCTCGCGACCGGCGAACGCGCCGACTTCGCCGGGGCCGGACGCGCGATCCAGGCCCAGCTGAAGAAGCTGGGCCTGCCTCTGAAGGGCGCCCGCTTCGAGGACGGCAGCGGCCTCGACCGCGACGGCCGGCTCACCGCGAACCTGCTGTCGCGCCTGCTCCTGCAGGCCGCCGACCCGTCCCGCCCCGAGCTGCGCCCCACCCTCACCGGCCTGCCGGTGGCCGGCTTCACGGGCACGCTGACCGGCCGGTACGCCGACGGCGCGGCCGGCATCGTACGCGCCAAGACCGGCACCCTCACGGGCGTGAACGCCCTGGCCGGGACGGCCGTCACCCGCGACGGTCATGTCCTGGGCTTCGCCTTCCTGGCCTCGGAGACCACCGATGTGACGGCGGCCCAGAGGGCCCTGGACCGGGCCGCGACGGCTCTGACGACGTCCCGCTGA
- a CDS encoding inorganic diphosphatase yields the protein MEFDVTIEIPKGSRNKYEVDHETGRIRLDRRLFTSTSYPADYGFVENTLGEDGDPLDALVILDEPTFPGCLIQCRAIGMFRMTDEAGGDDKLLCVPAHDPRVEHLRDIHHVSEFDRLEIQHFFEVYKDLEPGKSVEGANWVGRTEAEAEIERSYKRFEEQGGH from the coding sequence GTGGAGTTCGACGTCACGATCGAGATTCCGAAGGGTTCGCGGAACAAGTACGAGGTGGACCACGAGACCGGTCGTATCCGCCTGGACCGCCGCCTGTTCACGTCGACCAGCTACCCGGCCGACTACGGCTTCGTCGAGAACACCCTCGGCGAGGACGGCGACCCGCTGGACGCGCTGGTCATCCTGGACGAGCCGACGTTCCCCGGCTGCCTCATCCAGTGCCGTGCGATCGGCATGTTCCGGATGACCGACGAGGCCGGCGGCGACGACAAGCTGCTGTGCGTGCCCGCCCACGACCCGCGCGTGGAGCACCTGCGCGACATTCACCACGTGTCCGAGTTCGACCGCCTGGAGATCCAGCACTTCTTCGAGGTGTACAAGGACCTGGAGCCCGGCAAGTCCGTCGAGGGCGCCAACTGGGTGGGCCGGACGGAGGCCGAGGCCGAGATCGAGCGGTCCTACAAGCGCTTCGAGGAGCAGGGCGGTCACTGA
- a CDS encoding threonine/serine exporter family protein, whose protein sequence is MTEAEDRKPQSDEARTTFDPEITSEFAIPEGLDVPRAVGESETTSEFAVPDGLDVPAPPVAEAEGSAFSPPRTYSSGSAPAAFTPATGIPAVRLTKDVPWQDRMRTMLRMPVAERPALEPVQKSEDEAGPAVPRVLDLTLRIGELLLAGGEGAEDVEAAMFAVCRSYGLDRCEPNVTFTLLSISYQPSLVDDPVSAARTVRRRGTDYTRLAAVYQLVDDLSDPETHLSLEESYRRLAEIRRNRHPYPTWVLTSASGLLAGAASVLVGGDLIVFVAAALGAMLGDRLAWLCAGRGLPEFYQFTVAAMPPAAMGVALTLLHVDVKASAVITGGLFALLPGRALVAGVQDGLTGFYITAAARLLEVMYLFVGIVVGVLVVLYFGVQLGAQLNPDAALYIAERPWLQIAASMLLSLTFAVLLQQERATVLAVTLNGGVAWTVYGAMHYAGGISPVASTAVAAGLVGLFGQLLSRYRYASALPYTTAAIGPLLPGSATYFGLLSIAQNEVDSGLGSLTKAAALAMAIAIGVNLGSEISRLFLRLPGAATGGRRAAKRTRGF, encoded by the coding sequence GTGACGGAGGCGGAGGACCGCAAGCCGCAGTCGGACGAGGCGAGGACCACGTTCGACCCCGAGATCACGTCCGAGTTCGCGATTCCCGAGGGGCTGGACGTTCCGAGGGCGGTCGGCGAGTCGGAGACGACGTCGGAGTTCGCCGTGCCGGACGGGCTCGACGTCCCGGCGCCGCCGGTCGCCGAGGCCGAGGGGTCGGCGTTCAGTCCGCCGAGGACCTACAGCTCGGGCAGCGCGCCGGCCGCGTTCACGCCCGCGACCGGGATTCCGGCGGTCCGGCTCACCAAGGACGTGCCCTGGCAGGACCGGATGCGCACCATGCTGCGGATGCCCGTCGCCGAGCGGCCCGCGCTGGAGCCGGTGCAGAAGTCGGAGGACGAGGCCGGCCCGGCCGTCCCGCGCGTCCTGGACCTGACCCTGCGTATCGGCGAGCTGCTGCTGGCCGGTGGCGAGGGCGCCGAGGACGTGGAGGCGGCGATGTTCGCGGTCTGCCGCTCCTACGGCCTGGACCGGTGTGAGCCGAACGTCACCTTCACGCTGCTGTCGATCTCGTACCAGCCGTCCCTCGTCGACGACCCCGTGTCGGCGGCCCGGACGGTACGCCGCCGGGGCACCGACTACACCCGCCTCGCGGCCGTCTACCAGCTCGTCGACGACCTCAGCGACCCCGAGACCCACCTCTCCCTGGAGGAGTCGTACCGGCGCCTCGCGGAGATCCGACGCAACCGGCACCCGTACCCGACCTGGGTGCTGACCTCCGCGAGCGGGTTGCTCGCGGGTGCGGCCTCGGTGCTCGTCGGCGGTGACCTGATCGTGTTCGTCGCCGCCGCGCTGGGCGCGATGCTCGGCGACCGGCTGGCCTGGCTGTGCGCGGGGCGTGGACTGCCGGAGTTCTACCAGTTCACGGTGGCCGCGATGCCGCCGGCCGCGATGGGGGTGGCGCTCACACTGCTGCACGTCGACGTGAAGGCGTCCGCCGTCATCACCGGTGGGCTGTTCGCGCTGCTGCCCGGGCGGGCGCTGGTGGCGGGCGTGCAGGACGGGCTGACCGGCTTCTACATCACCGCGGCGGCACGCCTGCTGGAGGTCATGTACCTCTTCGTGGGCATCGTCGTGGGTGTGCTGGTCGTGCTGTACTTCGGCGTTCAGCTCGGTGCCCAGCTCAACCCCGACGCGGCGCTGTACATCGCCGAGCGGCCATGGCTGCAGATCGCCGCGTCGATGCTGCTGTCGCTGACCTTCGCCGTGCTGTTGCAGCAGGAACGGGCCACGGTGCTCGCGGTGACGCTCAACGGGGGCGTCGCGTGGACCGTGTACGGGGCGATGCACTACGCCGGGGGCATCTCGCCGGTCGCCTCCACGGCGGTGGCGGCGGGGCTGGTGGGGCTGTTCGGGCAGCTGCTGTCGCGGTACCGGTACGCGTCGGCGCTGCCGTACACGACGGCCGCGATCGGGCCGTTGCTGCCCGGCTCCGCGACGTACTTCGGGCTGTTGTCGATCGCGCAGAACGAGGTGGACTCGGGGTTGGGGTCGCTGACCAAGGCCGCGGCGCTGGCGATGGCCATTGCGATCGGGGTCAACCTGGGGTCGGAGATCTCGCGGTTGTTCCTGCGACTGCCGGGCGCTGCCACCGGGGGGCGCAGGGCTGCCAAGCGGACGCGGGGATTCTGA
- a CDS encoding DedA family protein, producing MTTLALGPSWLDPNYLLDNFGIWGLLLIVFAESGLLIGFFLPGDSLLFTAGLLITSKQLDFPLWAAIVLICIAAILGDQAGYMFGKKVGPALFTRPDSRFFKQENVAKAHEFFEKYGPKSLVLARFVPIVRTFTPIIAGVSGMRYRSFLIFNVVGGILWGAGVTMLGAWLGNIGFVKSNIEAILILIVFVSVLPIIIEFWRARSKNKKNPQQPQPQHQPPAQQQPVMDDATTQLRRIEPHQQNDQGYGQEGYGQEGYGQEGYGQEGYGQQGYGQQGYGNQGYQQQYPHQQQPYAEQYPQQQYGGQQGQQQYPYDPYRQN from the coding sequence GTGACGACGCTTGCCCTCGGACCGAGCTGGCTGGATCCGAACTATCTGCTGGACAACTTCGGTATCTGGGGCCTGCTCCTCATCGTCTTCGCCGAATCGGGCCTGCTCATCGGCTTCTTCCTGCCGGGCGACTCGCTGCTGTTCACGGCCGGTCTGCTGATCACGTCCAAGCAGCTGGACTTCCCGCTGTGGGCGGCCATCGTGCTGATCTGCATCGCCGCGATCCTCGGCGACCAGGCGGGTTACATGTTCGGCAAGAAGGTCGGCCCGGCGCTCTTCACCCGCCCCGACTCCCGCTTCTTCAAGCAGGAGAACGTCGCCAAGGCCCACGAGTTCTTCGAGAAGTACGGCCCGAAGTCCCTGGTCCTGGCCCGCTTCGTGCCCATCGTGCGCACGTTCACGCCGATCATCGCGGGCGTCAGCGGCATGCGGTACCGCTCGTTCCTGATCTTCAACGTCGTCGGCGGCATCCTGTGGGGCGCGGGCGTGACCATGCTCGGCGCCTGGCTGGGCAACATCGGCTTCGTCAAGAGCAACATCGAGGCGATCCTGATCCTGATCGTCTTCGTCTCGGTCCTGCCGATCATCATCGAGTTCTGGCGAGCCCGCTCGAAGAACAAGAAGAACCCTCAGCAGCCCCAGCCCCAGCACCAGCCTCCGGCCCAGCAGCAGCCCGTGATGGACGACGCCACGACCCAGCTCCGCCGCATCGAGCCGCACCAGCAGAACGACCAGGGTTACGGCCAGGAGGGTTACGGCCAGGAGGGTTACGGCCAGGAGGGTTACGGCCAGGAGGGTTACGGCCAGCAGGGTTACGGCCAGCAGGGTTACGGCAACCAGGGCTACCAGCAGCAGTACCCGCACCAGCAGCAGCCGTACGCCGAGCAGTACCCGCAGCAGCAGTACGGCGGCCAGCAGGGCCAGCAGCAGTACCCGTACGACCCCTACCGGCAGAACTGA
- a CDS encoding MerR family transcriptional regulator, producing MSYSVGQVAGYAGVTVRTLHHYDDIGLLVPSERSHAGHRRYSDADLDRLQQILFYRELGFPLEEVAALLDDPAADPRVHLRRQHELLTARIEKLQKMAAAVEHAMEARKMGINLTPEEKFEVFGDFDPDQYEDEVRQRWGDTDAYRQSQQRAASFTKEDWKRFTEEFDRIHRSMADLMAAGTPADSEAAMDTAEEHRLFITRSSYDCSHEMHGCLGEMYVSDPRFTETYDKIRPGLAVYLRDAIRANAARHTS from the coding sequence GTGAGCTACTCCGTGGGACAGGTCGCCGGGTACGCCGGGGTCACGGTGCGCACCCTGCACCACTACGACGACATCGGCCTGCTCGTGCCCAGCGAGCGCAGCCACGCGGGCCACCGGCGGTACAGCGACGCCGACCTCGACCGGCTGCAGCAGATCCTGTTCTACCGAGAGCTCGGCTTCCCGCTCGAAGAGGTCGCCGCCCTGCTCGACGACCCGGCCGCGGACCCGCGCGTACACCTGCGCCGCCAGCACGAACTGCTGACCGCCCGGATCGAGAAGCTGCAGAAGATGGCGGCGGCCGTGGAGCACGCCATGGAGGCACGCAAGATGGGCATCAACCTCACGCCCGAGGAGAAGTTCGAGGTGTTCGGGGACTTCGACCCGGACCAGTACGAGGACGAGGTGCGGCAGCGCTGGGGCGACACCGACGCCTACCGGCAGTCGCAGCAGCGCGCGGCCTCCTTCACCAAGGAGGACTGGAAGCGCTTCACCGAGGAGTTCGACCGGATCCACCGGAGCATGGCCGACCTGATGGCCGCCGGCACCCCGGCCGACTCCGAGGCGGCCATGGACACCGCGGAGGAGCACCGCCTCTTCATCACGCGGTCGTCCTACGACTGCTCCCACGAGATGCACGGCTGCCTCGGTGAGATGTACGTCTCCGACCCGCGGTTCACGGAGACGTACGACAAGATCCGCCCGGGCCTCGCGGTGTACCTCCGCGACGCGATCAGGGCCAATGCCGCCCGGCACACCTCCTGA
- a CDS encoding ABC transporter permease — protein MTTHALTDSWTMTRRELAHWARQPVQVAVNVAFPVMLLVMFGYLIGGGRAVTGDYIDYLLPGMLALTMAFGLEGTMIAVTEDLNKGVIDRFRSMPMANGAVLVGRSVADMLQSALALAVLIGVGLALGWRAHGGPVAFLGAVGLLLLFRFAMLWIGIHLAMVAGKPELVQAVQILVWPVGFLSNAIATPEAMPGWLGTVVQWNPMSQTATAVRDLFGNPGGETGHIWAAVIWPLALLAVFFPLAVRRFARLSR, from the coding sequence GTGACCACGCACGCGCTGACCGACTCCTGGACCATGACCCGCCGTGAACTCGCCCACTGGGCACGGCAACCGGTCCAGGTCGCCGTCAACGTCGCCTTCCCCGTGATGCTGCTGGTGATGTTCGGCTATCTGATCGGCGGCGGCCGGGCCGTCACCGGCGACTACATCGACTACCTGCTGCCCGGGATGCTCGCCCTCACCATGGCGTTCGGCCTGGAGGGCACGATGATCGCCGTCACCGAGGATCTCAACAAGGGAGTGATCGACCGCTTCCGGTCGATGCCGATGGCCAACGGCGCGGTCCTGGTGGGCCGTTCGGTCGCCGACATGCTCCAGTCGGCGCTCGCCCTGGCCGTCCTCATCGGCGTCGGCCTCGCCCTGGGCTGGCGCGCGCACGGCGGGCCGGTCGCCTTCCTCGGCGCCGTCGGCCTGCTGCTCCTGTTCCGCTTCGCCATGCTGTGGATCGGCATCCACCTCGCGATGGTCGCCGGGAAACCGGAACTGGTGCAGGCGGTGCAGATCCTGGTCTGGCCGGTCGGCTTCCTGTCCAACGCCATCGCCACCCCCGAGGCCATGCCCGGCTGGCTCGGCACCGTCGTCCAGTGGAACCCGATGTCCCAGACGGCCACGGCTGTGCGCGACCTGTTCGGCAACCCCGGTGGTGAAACCGGTCACATCTGGGCGGCGGTCATATGGCCGCTGGCGCTGCTCGCGGTCTTCTTCCCGCTCGCGGTACGACGGTTCGCGCGCCTGAGCCGATGA
- a CDS encoding ATP-binding cassette domain-containing protein: protein MADTAITVVGARKQYGNGKDVKHALDGLDLTVARGAVHAVLGPNGAGKTTLVRILSTLLRPDAGRVEVAGHDVVRAAYEVRTRLGLLGQHAAVDEELSGLQNLEMFGRLYHLGARHARVRAGELLERFGLADTGRKAVKQYSGGMRRRLDLAASLITDPEVLFLDEPTTGLDPRGRAEVWASVRSLAGGGTTVLLTTQYLEEADQLADRISVVDRGRIAAEGTADELKALTGGDRIDVVLRDAGHLGAAVALLPVPKDDITVDADRRLLSAPVTDRMAALSGVVRALEEAGIEAEDVALRRPTLDEAFLHLTADRAKEAA, encoded by the coding sequence GTGGCCGACACGGCGATCACCGTCGTAGGAGCACGCAAGCAGTACGGCAACGGAAAAGACGTCAAGCACGCACTCGACGGGCTCGACCTCACGGTCGCGCGCGGCGCGGTGCACGCAGTGCTCGGGCCGAACGGCGCCGGCAAGACCACCCTGGTCCGCATCCTGTCCACGCTGCTGCGCCCCGACGCGGGCCGGGTCGAGGTGGCCGGGCACGACGTCGTGCGAGCGGCGTACGAGGTACGGACGCGCCTCGGGCTGCTCGGCCAGCACGCGGCCGTGGACGAGGAGCTGAGCGGCTTGCAGAACCTGGAGATGTTCGGCCGCCTGTACCACCTGGGCGCCCGGCACGCGCGCGTGCGGGCCGGTGAGCTCCTGGAGCGCTTCGGCCTCGCCGACACCGGCCGCAAGGCCGTCAAGCAGTACAGCGGCGGCATGCGGCGCCGCCTGGACCTCGCCGCGTCGCTGATCACCGACCCGGAGGTGCTGTTCCTGGATGAACCGACCACCGGCCTCGACCCACGCGGCCGCGCCGAGGTGTGGGCGTCAGTCCGCTCCCTGGCCGGCGGCGGTACGACGGTGCTGCTCACCACCCAGTACCTGGAGGAGGCCGACCAGCTCGCCGACCGCATCTCCGTCGTCGACCGGGGCCGGATCGCCGCCGAGGGCACGGCGGACGAGCTGAAGGCGCTGACCGGCGGCGACCGGATCGACGTCGTCCTGCGCGACGCGGGCCACCTGGGCGCCGCCGTCGCGCTGCTTCCCGTACCGAAGGACGACATCACCGTCGACGCCGACCGGCGGCTGCTCAGCGCGCCGGTCACCGACCGGATGGCCGCGCTCTCCGGCGTCGTACGAGCCCTTGAGGAGGCCGGTATCGAGGCCGAGGACGTGGCCCTGCGACGCCCCACCCTGGACGAGGCGTTCCTGCACCTCACCGCCGACCGCGCGAAGGAGGCCGCGTGA
- a CDS encoding PadR family transcriptional regulator — MSAIRLLVLGAVRQHGRAHGYQVRNDLEYWGAHEWSNAKPGSIYHALKQMAKQGLLHAHEIAPSTAGGPPRTEYEITPEGDQEYFALLRDAMTSYDQKVDVKSAAIGFMVDLPRTEAVALLKERIRRIEEWRDAVTDHYVPEDGPEQLGHIGEIMNLWIHTADAEAEWARGVIGRIEGGAYTFAGEGEPFVGVLAEGEKNPYATTERHPEDDR; from the coding sequence ATGTCAGCGATCCGTCTCCTGGTGCTGGGTGCCGTCCGCCAGCACGGGCGGGCCCACGGGTACCAGGTGCGCAACGACCTGGAGTACTGGGGCGCGCACGAGTGGTCCAACGCCAAGCCCGGCTCGATCTACCACGCCCTGAAGCAGATGGCCAAGCAGGGCCTGCTGCATGCGCACGAGATCGCGCCGTCCACCGCGGGCGGCCCGCCGCGCACCGAGTACGAGATCACGCCGGAGGGCGACCAGGAGTACTTCGCCCTCCTGCGTGACGCGATGACCTCGTACGACCAGAAGGTCGACGTCAAGTCCGCGGCCATCGGCTTCATGGTGGACCTGCCGAGGACCGAGGCGGTCGCGCTGCTCAAGGAGCGCATCCGGCGCATCGAGGAGTGGCGCGACGCCGTCACCGACCACTACGTCCCCGAGGACGGCCCCGAACAGCTGGGCCACATCGGCGAGATCATGAACCTCTGGATCCACACGGCGGACGCCGAGGCCGAGTGGGCCAGAGGCGTGATCGGCCGTATCGAGGGCGGCGCCTACACCTTCGCCGGTGAGGGCGAGCCGTTCGTCGGCGTACTCGCCGAGGGCGAGAAGAACCCGTACGCGACGACGGAGCGGCATCCCGAGGACGACCGCTAA